A genomic segment from Peribacillus sp. ACCC06369 encodes:
- a CDS encoding YqzM family protein, whose amino-acid sequence MNEFEKNVQSKTDDVADSAMGFIGSFVFFAALFTIAVVVKAVGS is encoded by the coding sequence AAAAGAATGTCCAATCCAAGACAGATGACGTCGCTGATTCCGCTATGGGATTCATCGGTTCTTTTGTATTTTTCGCTGCCTTGTTCACCATAGCTGTCGTCGTTAAAGCTGTCGGATCCTGA